The following nucleotide sequence is from Deltaproteobacteria bacterium.
CCAACATGTTCACGGATCTTGATCTAACCGACATGGAAACCTGTTACAAGGTCTTCCGCAAGGAAGCCCTGGACAAACTCGATCTCAAGGAAAACCGCTTCGGCATCGAGCCCGAGATGACAGCGGCCATTGCCCGAGCCGGGCTTACAGTTTCCGAGGCAGGAATCAGCTATGCTGGCCGGACCTGGGCCGAGGGCAAAAAAATCAATGCCTGGGATGGATTGCGGGCCTTGTACTGCATTTTTCACTACAACGCACCCAGCCTCCCAGCACCGGTGCAATTTCTCATCTACCTCTTTATCGGCGGTGTGGCGGCAGTGGCCAATTTTGCCTTTTTTGCCTTTCTGCTGCCTTTTGTCTCCTTGGCCACGGCCACAATCCTGGCCTTTATCGGGGCGGCAGCGGTCAATTATTTTCTCTCCATTGCCCTGCTTTTCAGACATAAGGCCAGATGGAACGCGTTTTCAGAAATTCTGGTGTACGGGGCAGTGGTCACGGTTGTCGGAGCCATTGATCTTCTCATGACCAAAGGGCTTGTGGCCACAGGGGCTACACCATATGGAGCCAAACTAACGGCCACGGCCGTGGGGCTGTTCCTCAATTTTCTTGGACGTAAATATTTTGTCTTCTGATCGATTGCACCACCACACTCCCGCGTCTTGACCATGACAACCGTTGCCTTTATCCCTCGACACATCCAGCGAGAGAGTCTGATCAATATCCATGTGAGGAGAAACCATGTCCGATACCGACCAGAACAAGAACCCCGAACACTGTCGCCCCGTGTACGTCGTTCAGGAACCCTGTGCCAACGATGACGAAATAGACCTCTTGGATCTCGTGGCCGTGCTCTGGCGTAGAAGATGGTTCATGATTTTCTTCACTCTGGCCACGACAGTCTTGGGCGTGGTCTATGCCTTGAGTCAGCCCCCGTATTATCTTGCCCGGACCTTGATCGCTCCGGGTATTGCCGGTTTTGACCCCCAG
It contains:
- a CDS encoding glycosyltransferase, which gives rise to MNPVRCLSVIVPCYNEEKTLRRSVQRLLAVETSRLSLDIIIVDDCSTDKSPEVARELEQKHENIRFIGLDKNRGKGFALRTGFAKAKGDFVAIHDADLEYDPLDLPRLVAMLEEHGTDVAFGSRYLNRSSRRVLSFWHSWMNRSLTTLSNMFTDLDLTDMETCYKVFRKEALDKLDLKENRFGIEPEMTAAIARAGLTVSEAGISYAGRTWAEGKKINAWDGLRALYCIFHYNAPSLPAPVQFLIYLFIGGVAAVANFAFFAFLLPFVSLATATILAFIGAAAVNYFLSIALLFRHKARWNAFSEILVYGAVVTVVGAIDLLMTKGLVATGATPYGAKLTATAVGLFLNFLGRKYFVF